In the Drosophila biarmipes strain raj3 chromosome X, RU_DBia_V1.1, whole genome shotgun sequence genome, one interval contains:
- the LOC108025871 gene encoding glyceraldehyde-3-phosphate dehydrogenase 2 → MSKIGINGFGRIGRLVLRAAIEKGASVVAVNDPFIDVNYMVYLFKFDSTHGRFKGTVAAEGGFLVVNGQKITVFSERDPANINWASAGAEYVVESTGVFTTIDKASTHLKGGAKKVIISAPSADAPMFVCGVNLDAYKPDMKVVSNASCTTNCLAPLAKVINDNFEIVEGLMTTVHATTATQKTVDGPSGKLWRDGRGAAQNIIPASTGAAKAVGKVIPALNGKLTGMAFRVPTPNVSVVDLTVRLGKGASYDEIKAKVQEAANGPLKGILGYTDEEVVSTDFLSDTHSSVFDAKAGISLNDKFVKLISWYDNEFGYSNRVIDLIKYMQSKD, encoded by the coding sequence ATGTCGAAGATCGGAATTAACGGATTCGGACGCATCGGTCGTCTGGTGCTGCGCGCCGCCATCGAGAAGGGTGCCTCCGTGGTGGCCGTCAACGATCCCTTCATCGACGTCAACTACATGGTCTACCTGTTCAAGTTCGACTCGACCCATGGACGTTTTAAGGGCACCGTGGCCGCCGAGGGCGGCTTCCTGGTCGTCAACGGCCAGAAGATCACCGTTTTCAGCGAGCGCGACCCGGCCAACATCAACTGGGCCAGCGCTGGTGCCGAGTATGTGGTCGAGTCCACTGGCGTCTTCACCACCATCGACAAGGCGTCCACCCACTTGAAGGGCGGTGCCAAGAAGGTCATCATCTCGGCCCCATCCGCCGATGCCCCCATGTTCGTGTGCGGCGTCAACCTGGATGCCTACAAGCCCGACATGAAGGTGGTCTCCAACGCCTCGTGCACCACCAATTGCCTGGCTCCCCTGGCCAAGGTGATCAACGACAACTTCGAGATCGTTGAGGGTCTGATGACCACCGTTCACGCCACCACGGCCACCCAGAAGACCGTCGACGGACCCTCGGGCAAGTTGTGGCGTGATGGACGTGGCGCTGCCCAGAACATCATTCCAGCCTCCACCGGAGCTGCCAAGGCCGTTGGCAAGGTTATCCCAGCCCTCAACGGCAAGCTCACCGGCATGGCATTCCGCGTTCCCACGCCCAATGTGTCCGTTGTCGATTTGACCGTGCGCCTGGGCAAGGGCGCCTCCTACGATGAGATCAAGGCCAAGGTTCAGGAGGCCGCCAACGGACCCCTGAAGGGCATCCTCGGCTACACCGATGAGGAGGTGGTCTCCACCGACTTCCTCAGCGACACCCACTCGTCGGTGTTCGATGCCAAGGCTGGCATTTCGCTGAACGACAAGTTCGTGAAGCTGATCTCTTGGTACGACAACGAGTTCGGTTACTCCAACCGCGTCATCGATCTGATCAAGTACATGCAGAGCAAGGATTAA